ACTTTCTCGTGCACAGACATGAAAAACCATCCTTAAATTTCATGAAACTTAAGGATGGTTGAAGTATAGTCTTTTGAAATTTAGACAGTTAAAAAGCCACCAACTATTTTTGACCACTGCCCGGGACTTCCATAACTTTTTTATGCTCAGGTGATAATTGGAACACTACCCGATAGCGGTATATTCTACTTTGCCTATCTTTTTAAATACTTCAATATTACCATTTTGGTTAAATTGAGATGTTTCCACAGTATTACCATCTGAAATTGGTGTGGAAATAATATAATCATTTTTAAAATGGATTTTTACACCAAACGGAGCATCATTACCTTCTATCCCAATTAACTCTATTCCTATAATTTCAGATTCTACAATTTCTTTGAATAGTTCACAATCTGTTACATCAAAATACTCATTTACTATTATACAACTGTCATCTTCAGAATTCATCCACATTTTAATTTTAGGATAAAAATCTTTCCAAGAATATTTATTCTCAGGTAACGACTGATGAAATATATGCGGTAACCAAAGTTCATCTTTATCTACGCTTATTACAAATAATTTACTTGGTTCATCATTGAATACAAAACCAAATGAAATATCAATATCGGCTTCCTTTTCTTCTCCCCACGGTGTCCAAACAACAAGAAATAACCTGCTAACTGTTTTTCTAAGAAGTTCTCTAAATTCCATATAAAACTATTTTATTGGTTTCGCAAGATTATACCAGTTATTTGATGTTTTATTAAGCAATGTAATAAAAGTACCATTGGCTTCTGTAACCAACATCTTACCATTACTAATATACATCATTGCTTTCTGATGTCCATGCCATTGACCAACACGTGTCAGGGCTGGGTTAGCACTATTTAAAAGCTTATTTGCAGCACCCCTTAATTGAGGTAACATCATTTGAAGCTGTTGTGGCGTATAGCCACCAAATCCTAAAGCATCAGCATGTTTTATTAGATGTCCTTTTGCATTATTTCCCCAACTTAATATTTTACTACTCGGCATAGCAATATTTCGTCCTAATGCCTTTGCCATAACATTCCCTAGTAGCTGTGCTCCTTTAGTTACAGGAGGTATAGGCACAAACCACAACTCAGGGTATACTGGTTCCATACGCCCGCTTGCAGGCCCTTTATTTACATACTTACCTGAAAAGACGTTATAATCTCCATTAGCTAACCCACTTTCGTAAATACTTTCAAAATCTTTATCAGGGTCATAATCATCATCACGACGATCTTGTTCAAAAATAAACCCTAGATATTCTTCAATTACATCAAGTGTTTCAAAATTATTTTGAAAGTCACTTGGGTTATAATCTGGGTTTGGCGCGCTGTATGAATACTTTACCGAAAATGTTATCTTTTCTCCTTCATAATTAACATTTGACACCTTACCACCTGCAGAACTTACTTTTTCTTTAAAATCTGCAAAACGGTTATACCTACTCCTTCCTGTAACACTGTTCCAAAATCGTTGAAACCCATTCTTTGGTTCTTCATAGTCTCCATTTGGATCAACAAAATAGATTGGATTATCAAAAAATGCCCGATAGGGACTCCAGCCCGGGGCGATGGAAGATTTAGGGTCAACATTCCACCTTCTACCCAGCCTTGTATCATACTGCCAATACTCTGCTGTATTACTATTACCCGCACCGGAAACCTCATTATCCTTCTCTTGGCCATTAAAGCCGAACCGATACGACTTCGTGCGTTTTTTAGCCTCAAATAAGCCGCCCTTCACAAATAATAGTTGCGGCTGTACAGAATTATATTTGATAGCTGGGCATCCCATTTTGAAGCAATGTAATAAAAACTTATGAAATACATATCTTGCTACATCAGTTAATATCCAACAAAAAATGAGCATTGAATTTATACAAGACAGTCATTCAAAAGGGTTTCTTAAAGAGATAGATGTAAAAGGCAAGAAGTTATTAGTGTTAAATACTCCCTGTTCTTTCAAAATCAGGGACAAGATTATACAGCAATTAAAAGATAGTTACTTACCAAATGAAGAATTAGGGGGTATTCTTTGGGCAAAGCCTACAATAGAGGATGGAACCACAGTATTTGTTGTAGATAAAGTGTCATTCATTAGAAACGCCATTGAGGATAAAGAAAGAACAGATAACCGAAAAAAAACCAATGCGTATCTGCCTGATAATTTAGAATATCTAAGCACCTTTAAAAGCGTAATTGACTCCTATTACTTTCCTATTAAATTTCATACGCATCCAACAAAGAACGATAACCATTTGTCAGAAGTTTTATCGCATATTTACCAGACCGATACCTCTGAACAAGACAGAAGGGAATCAGAAAATCATCATTTAATAGCAAATACAAATTTATTGTTACCAAGAGCCTTAGTGGTCGGAAGCACATTAAGTGCTGAGATTTTTATCGGATTGTATGATGGTTTTATAACCCCCAAAGGGTTTGAGGACAGTAAAGTCATCCTTCAACGACAAAACTTTGATAAGCTATCAAAGCATGTAGCAAATATTACCTTTACGGATAATCAAAAAATAGTTTTGGCTCTTATTTTGGGAGGCTTACTGTTCTTAACCATCAAATACCCCCGATTCAGTATTCCAGTAATTATCAGCATTTTTATTGCCGCCCAGCTTCTCTCACAAAATACTGATTCTGTTGAAACCCCTTATTATTTTAATCGATTAAGACACGGAGAGGGAAAAATATTTATTCCTGATGAAGCCACCGTCAAAGAGATGTTTTCAACTTGGGGAGCATAGGCATTGATGAATTGGTGGGGTTGTGGTATATTTGAGGTACAGTAAACGGTAAAGTTTTTGCTCCTTATAAAAGTATGACTACCATAGAACTAAAACAATCGCTACAAAACTCAATAGATACCATTCAGGATGAGAACTTTCTAAAAGCTGTCTATGCTATGGTGAAAGAGTATCTGAACGGTGAAATTGTCGGTCATATTGGCCGCACTCCGTTAACCCGTGCAGATATACTAAAAAGGGAAAAACAGGCAGATGAAGATATTAAGGCCGGACGTGTTCACACACTTGATGAAGTAAAACAGCGCTTGCTTAAAAAATAGTATGCAGGTATTTTTCTCTGACCAAGCTTTTCTTGACATGGAAGGGGTACGTGAATACTTTGATGAAGTAGCCCCACATAAAACGGATGAAATAGTCCTCTCAATAGTTGACCGGGTTTTTCTACTCGAAGAATACCCATTATCCGGCCCCGAAGAACCATTTTTAAAAAGCATAGGCTTAGACCGCAGATTTTTGGTAGAAGGGAACTATAAAATAATTTACAGGATTGAGGATAACATCTACATTACCCAAGTATTCGATGCGCGACAAGACCCCTTAAAAATGGTTGATAATGAGAATGCTCAACCTATTTAGTGGGATGTAACTTTATGCATTACTTTAGTGTCTTTCACAGAAAGATAATTTGATTTATAAATCACATCCATAGTATCTCTAATAAGAAATCTAAACTCGTTTTCATCTGTTGTATGCGGGAATACATCTTCAATTAGTGATATAACATCAACGCTATAAGAAAACGTATCACCTCGCTTTAGTTCTTTCGGGTAAGTCCCTATCATATCTATTGGGGTAAACTGCATAAAGCGCCCCTTATTTCCAATGGATTGTTTGAACTCAATATAAGGCTCCGTAACCGTTCTGCTATTTTCACTTTTATTGGTTAACTTTATTCCAATAACTGTTCGTTGTCCTGTTATCTTACCAGTTCCTCCATAAGCATCAAAAGCATAATTTAAATTGACAGAAATCTTAACCCGTCCTTGTCTGTTTCTTATTACTGTTACAATATTCCACGCTAATGCTGCTGTGGCGACTATTGCTGCATAAATTGATATATAAACGGTCATTATATTTTTTATGCAAAGTACTCAGTAGTTATTATTCATAAACAATTACTTTTCCACTATTTTCGCATTAGATTAATTCAATACACTCTATGAATATTACTGATATTGCATCAACCCAATACGATGATTTCAAAGGTTTTGTGGCTATGGATTTCCATGATGCCACTAATTACCATGAACTTTGCAAGGATAATGGTATAGAAACGGACGATATTTTTATCCTCGGTATAAAATTCAGTGAACATACTATATCCGGTATAGGTGATAGAGGGAAGTTACACTTTACTATGTATGGCCTGTATAAATCAGAAGCGGGTGATAACTTTGAAGCAATAGAGAGGTATTTAGACGCAAACCGTTCAGTAAAACTAATAGAGCGTGGCGGCTATGTTTCCTATGCCTCATTAGGAAAATATATTAAACGATTTGAAGTTGCCGCTTTCAATAAAGGATTATTAGATAAGTTATCCAATACCAATATAAAGCTCGAAGAAAATAGCGATGAAGAATAATAATTTTTTAAAATTATTCAATCACCCAACGGATGAAACCTATCTATAATCTCCTTTGCTTGGTCATCATCCGTTCTCTTATATTTCACTGTAGTGCTGGGGTATTTATGGCCAGCCATTAGCTGCACCTCATCCAACGGGTGCTTATATACATTCAGCCAGTTGGCAATAACACTTTTGCGTATTTCCTGCGGGGATAATACCTTATCAGGAAACAATACCTTTAAGGGTTCTATCATACCATGCACACCGTCCGGCGTTTCAACCTGCCCGCGAATAGTAATAAACAACGTGTCGCTTTGTAAAAGCTGTAACAGGTGCGGGCGTTCTTCGTGGATATACCGATACAATAAAGTAGCCTGCATAGGGGTAAGCGGTAATCTGCGCGATGCGGTTTTACGGCCTGCCGGAAAATATACCGTGCCGTTATCAAAGTTAATATGTGCTACCTTCATCCGGCATAATTCATCACTGGCAGGGGCTTGATATATCAACAGGGAAAGTATGGCCTTGTTGCGTAGTTCCAAATGGGTGTACCTATTCTCCCGTGCATCAAGCAACGAGTGTAATTCTTCGGGAGTAAACAATACATTGAAGTTTACACCTTTTGCCCGTGTGCCCTTTATTACTATCCCTTTACACGGGTGGTCGGTGCGTACCCCTGTCTCATAGAGATAATCGTAATACCGTTTGAGCGAAGCGAGTTTACGGTTCACAGAATTACTCACCCTGCCGTCTTCACGCGTGTAATTGCGCTTTATAGAAGACAAGTAACGTACAATATCCTGGTACTTGTATTGTTCTGCATTGGGATTGGTACGCAAAAAGTGGTTGAGGTCAAACAAATAACCGTCTGCGGTTTTTGGGGTATGAAAGGCCAGTAAATACTGCCGTAACGTATGCAAAAGTTGTTCGAGTTGTATGTCGGTCATAGGGTTTATTTTTGGGATTGTATGAGTAGCTTTTGTTTCCTACGTTGGATGTATATATGAGAACTATCAATATTGGAATGTCCTAAGAAACTTTGCACAAAATCTATATCTGCCCCTCTATCTACCAAGTGCGTGCTGATGCTTGCCCGCAAGCTGTGCAGGGACAACTCTTTTTTAATCAGTTCCTCGCTACCTGTTTTTTCTATCAGTTCTTTTAAGCGTTCGTTCATGTGGTCGCCTGTCATTCGTTTACCTCTGTCGTTTACTAAAAACGCATGGGTAGGTATTTTGCCGTTCTCCACATAGCGGGTGCGTTCTGTATTGAGGTAGGTTTTAAAGTCCTGTATAACGGCTTCGCACAATACCACACTCCGTGTTTTTCTGCCTTTACCTTCCCGCACGGAAAGCCGTGCTTTGGATAACTGCACATCGTACATATCCAGCCAATGTATTTCTGTGCGGCGTAAACCTGCACCATAAGCACAGGATAGAAGGGAACGGTCGCGATACGTTTCGCAGACTGCGTATATCTTTTTTATTTCTTCTTCGGTTGCTATTTGGCGGGGCTGGTATTTCGCCCGCAGTTTTTTAGGAAGCAGGACAATGGCATCAAGCGCACCTGTTTCCAATAAAAATTCAAAGAAGCTGCGGATGGCTAAAAAGTGTGTGCCTACAATACTGCTTTGGCTCAGTCCTCCCTCCCGTCGCCTATTGGGGCGGGTTTCTAAATACCCTGCATACAGGTTTACATGGCGGGGCAATATATCCTGTACCTGTTCTACTTGGTTTGTTTCCAACCATGAGAGGAATTCAAGCAGGGCGGATTTATACGCACGGGCTTGCCCACCGCTTAAATTCTTCGCATCAATCATCACCAAAAAATCAGCAAGGTGTTTTTTATACTGGGGATTTTCTATTGTAAAGTGTGCCATGTGGTGTACCGGGTTTGAGTAATTGGCGTATATATTTTTAAAAACACGGGACGCTACGCCTCCGACTCTTTGGGGTCAAAAGAGTTAGCGTCTCGCGGCGGTGTTCTGAGGACCTCAATCTGTGCATACAGGTTAGATTTGATGCTTTCCCGTAATTGTTGATAGTCGTCTGTATTAGTGAGGTAATAGAAGTATTGTTTGTTCTTATAACCGCCTGTAACGGTGATGTATTCAAGGCTACGCAACTCAAACAAGAAGCGCGAAACGTGGGCTTTGGATAATCCAAAAGCCAAGCGGATTTCCCGCTGGGTAAAAGCTGCCTGCTGTCCACCTTGTTTTTCTTTCAGGTAGGTTTTTAAACGTTCATAAAACTGGCGCAGGGAATTATCAAAATCATCGGCCTTTAATACAATGGCATCAAAAAATATCCTGACGGCAAGCTGTATGTCGTCTATTTCAGCAATGATGCGGTTTTTATCATCGCTTTTTCGTTGGTACTGGTTCACGTTCGCCACTAACCCGATGAAGGAGTTAAACATCGGCGCCAGCCTGCGCTGGTCTTTCAACTCTTTGGGTAGGGTAATATATTCGGCGTATGGGTTAATGACTTCACGGGCCTGCAACATCCGAACGATGTCACGGATTTGTTGCCGGGCAAGGTATTGTTCTTCTTTGTCTATTTTTCCTGCTGATAGTTTGGCTAAATAGGCATTGATGCGTTCGGTCTGCTCCGGGCTTTCATCCACACTGAAAAGCAAGGAACGGGAAGCGTTATCGAAGTAAATGGTTGGGTTGGTAGTGGCTGCCAAACTGGAAAAGTGCCCCTGTACCAGTTTTACTTCTGCCCTGACGTTGCCGAATTTGTCTTTTTTCGATAGGGAAGAATACAGCTTTTTAAAGCTGATAAGTTCCCGTAAGGCATACAATGCTTCGCGCGGCATCCCGTCCATGTCCTGTATCACCATTATTTTGTTTACCAGTTGTTGCTCGTCAAAATGAAAGAAGGATTTAGCGCTGGCTCGGGTGATTTGTAAAATATCATCTGTGGGCATACAGGCAGCAATACCGTTAATTAAATGGCTTTTGCCACTCCCACTTACCGATACAATAACAGCATGCAACGGCTCAGGCATTTTGTAGGACAGGGCGATTAAAAACAATGCAAGGCGTGTGTTTTCTTCGCCTACAATACCGCTTTTCTCTAACAAGGTGTTGATGGTTTCAAGCAGGTTGTTTTTTTGCAAGACTTCAACAGCATGGGATTGCCGTTCTGGGGTAATTTCTTCTTTAGCCCTGTTGCCTTCGGGTCTATAATCTTCAAACTGCTTTTCGCGGTGGGCTTCAAGCAGTGCAGTAAGGTCTACAAGGTCAAGGGCGATTAATTCTTCTGGTATAAACTCTTGACTGCTTAACCCCTCACTATATTTTTGCACCTGCGCCGTATCAAACAGGTCGAGTTTGCCTCTGAATTTTTTAAGGTGGGCGTTTTGGTAAAACAGGGTTACTTTCAGGGTAGCCAGGTCTTTGTCGAGATTACCGACCACCTGCCACTCTCCGCCAAAGCTCGCCTCCAGTGTGAGTTTATGGGGGTGTACTATATAAAGGGTTCTTTGCTCTGTTTCTTCTTCTGCAAGTGCGGGGGCTTCTTGCTTTTCATCAACAGTCCCTAACGCATTAATAATGATTTCTTTCTGCACCATTGAAATGCTTTCATCAAATACCAGGCTGCCGTTTTGATAAAACGGTTTTGCTATACCGATTTGCAGGGGATTGAGCTTTGCGCCGATGGCAAACATACAAGCGGTATCAAGGTTTATCTTTCCGTCTGCGATGAAAGCAAGGCAAGCGGTAAGCTCACCGAATAGGTGCAAGGTTTTGGCGTGTGGGTTAACTGCGGGATAGGTTCCCTGTACCTTATTTAACAAGGTATCAATGGCAAGCCCTGTTTCGGTTACTTTAAGAGCCATCAGGTTTACAGGGTTGTGGTCTGTATCGTACAGTGGTAGCACCAACTGCTTTTTACCAAACCAGCGGTAGCCGCTGTTCATCACCCGAAGTAGTCTGGCGGCTTTAAGTTCTAAAGCGTACTCATCGTCTTTGCTGTGATGGGCTTTTCCGTTGTTGTAGCCTATGTCTTTAATAGCCAAAACGTGGATGCGACAGGTATGCAATACTTCCTCCCGCACTTTATGAAAACCACTGAGTGCCTTCCTAAAGTGAGGCAATAGCTCCTTCAAAAGTTTACTAGTGTGATAAGGATTTTCTTCTGAATCGGGTAAAAGTGTTTCCATAAAAAGGTAAAAGCAAAAATAGTAAATATTCTCTATAGAGAATATTTGCTATTTAAAATATTCAAATAAAATTACAGGTAGTTTTCCATGCCATCAATGCATTCAAAGCGTTCAAGGCATTTAGTGTACCGGGCGTGCAGTTCTTGCAGGTGGGTTGCCCCGGGTTCCTCGCCGTTGTGATAAGCGATGTGCAATTCTAATTCACTGATGAATTCTTTTACAGCATTTGCAGGCCCTGCCACACGGTAGGGTTCGTTGTGGCGTTCTGATAGGTCTTCAAAGGTTTTCACCATTTCAGTGGCTTTTGCAATAAGAGCGTTGGTGCTGGTGAACTTAGAGTTTGGCACTTGCCTTACATTTTTAGAGACGGTAAAGAGACCAGTAGGACGTTCAAGGTTCAAATGCCTTTCACTGGCAACCCGGTAAAAGTTTACAGGGTCAGGTTCAGGTTTTTCATCTGGATGGGGAGTAGATGTAGTATTCATAATAGTATTGATTGAGAAATCATAGGATTTGACGGCGGCAGCTTTTGTGCCTTTATATAAGATAGTATGCTTATACGCGTCACTCAGATTTCCACATTTGATTGTGGTCTGCAATTTGTTATATTGTACTCAGAACTTAAAGAGGTTTGGGGCACTTATCTTTAGCAAGCCCGATAAGATTTCACCTGACACTGTGCCCGTCTGCAATCAACATCCAGGGGTTAACGCCCTTTAAACAGGTGCGTTGCAATTGCTTCAGTGCCCCCTCCTCACAAGTTTCTTTATACTTTACGCCGCTTACCAAGCGGCTTTTTTGTTTCAAAGAGCAATACAAAGATAAGAGGTAAACTTTAACAATCAATAGAATAGTACAAAAATCAACTAAATAGTTTTTTATTGTATGTATCATAAATTTTTATCAAATTTGTACTAAATTATAAGAAATGGCAAATTTTAAAAATCCCATGACTGTATCCTTTGGGCTTGCTCTGAAAAAAACCAGAGACCTTTTGGCAATTTCAAATGCAGATGAATTTGCTAGGGTACTTAATCTTGGTACAACCTACTATCGGTCTGTTGAAGCGGGGATAAATAATTTATCGCCTTTCCACAGTTTAAAAATCATTGAAGCTTTTCAAAGAAGTACCAGCAACCGTAAAATCAGCTATGAAGCATTATCAATATTTTTGACTACCCTTTCTTATATTGAATCTTTGGTAAAAGCGGATGAAAATAACATTACGACTGAGGAAAAATATATCTTTTATATAAAAACCATTAAAGAGCAGGCAGATTTAAAACTCAGCGCATTACTTAGTCTTTTTCAATTAATTATTGAAAAAAGCCTTCAAGGAGATGCGGAAATGGATACTTTAATCCATGAAACAAAAACTGAAAAACAAGTATGGGAATATCTCACCAATTACCACTCGTTTAATAAATCATCTAGTGAAATACAAAGCTCGATAAGTGAAAATTTCTTGAGCGACGTTCCTACTATATATTTTGACTTTTTAAGTGATACTAAAGAAAGCCTAATGCGCTTACCTGTGAGAATAGGGTTTAAGGGGTTATGGCAATGGGAAGAGCGCAATCAGGATAATTTTGTTGAAATGATTTGTCTCATTAAAAATGCTGAAAATGTCGTCAGTTGGGAGAATCTAAAACGGTATAAATACAAACACCTATGGAAGGATTTTGAAATTGCTAAATTCATGTGTGTTACAAACCTCCCAAAATCAAAGCTTTACTCTGATTTTAAAAAAAACCTGCATAAATCATTAAATGACAGTAACGAAATAACTCTATTGAAAGAGTTTGATGACAAAGTGGCTAAAGTTAAGTTTGAAACACTCCCTGACCCATACTTGAAAAATAACACTGAACAGATAAACGACGTTCTCACAGGTAATAGTTACGACCCAGATGAACCAGGAAAAAAAACTTACGATGCTATTTGGATATTCACAATGAAAAATAAGCAAAGTATAGGATTTTTGGCGGTAATGGATGACAAAACCAAGCAACTTGTGGAAGGAATAAGTTTAACATATAATGAATCAATAAACAAATTGGAGAGTTTAAATTCTTTATGGGCCTCGATTTCTGAAACAAACAATGGCAACAAGTAAATATAAAGTGAGAATATATGATGTTGTTCCTGAAGATAAGCGAAAGGAAATCTATGAGTATAGTGCTTGTTTAGGGGTAAGTATAAATAATGTTAATTATTGGGATAACGAAAAACTAACGGCACTATTATCTTGGATAAATTCAAGATTTAGTGAATGCGCTATCGTAATTGCCGATAAATTACACA
The sequence above is drawn from the Bacteroidota bacterium genome and encodes:
- a CDS encoding type II toxin-antitoxin system RelE/ParE family toxin: MQVFFSDQAFLDMEGVREYFDEVAPHKTDEIVLSIVDRVFLLEEYPLSGPEEPFLKSIGLDRRFLVEGNYKIIYRIEDNIYITQVFDARQDPLKMVDNENAQPI
- a CDS encoding tyrosine-type recombinase/integrase, which gives rise to MTDIQLEQLLHTLRQYLLAFHTPKTADGYLFDLNHFLRTNPNAEQYKYQDIVRYLSSIKRNYTREDGRVSNSVNRKLASLKRYYDYLYETGVRTDHPCKGIVIKGTRAKGVNFNVLFTPEELHSLLDARENRYTHLELRNKAILSLLIYQAPASDELCRMKVAHINFDNGTVYFPAGRKTASRRLPLTPMQATLLYRYIHEERPHLLQLLQSDTLFITIRGQVETPDGVHGMIEPLKVLFPDKVLSPQEIRKSVIANWLNVYKHPLDEVQLMAGHKYPSTTVKYKRTDDDQAKEIIDRFHPLGD
- a CDS encoding tyrosine-type recombinase/integrase, encoding MAHFTIENPQYKKHLADFLVMIDAKNLSGGQARAYKSALLEFLSWLETNQVEQVQDILPRHVNLYAGYLETRPNRRREGGLSQSSIVGTHFLAIRSFFEFLLETGALDAIVLLPKKLRAKYQPRQIATEEEIKKIYAVCETYRDRSLLSCAYGAGLRRTEIHWLDMYDVQLSKARLSVREGKGRKTRSVVLCEAVIQDFKTYLNTERTRYVENGKIPTHAFLVNDRGKRMTGDHMNERLKELIEKTGSEELIKKELSLHSLRASISTHLVDRGADIDFVQSFLGHSNIDSSHIYIQRRKQKLLIQSQK